The nucleotide window TCCAGAAAGGACTTCGAGGCGCCGTTGACGACGCTCTGGAAGTTGCCCGGAAACATCCCGATGGTCCCGGCGCGGAAGTCGGCTCCCCATTGGGTGCCACTGTCGGCGTAGCTGCCGGGTGGCACGAGCTTCTCCTGCCACAGTGAACGCATGAACTTCAGCGTCTCGGTGACGGCGTCGTTGCCGACCAGATTGGCCCGCTGATTGCCGACCGGGCCCGCGATCAGATCGGTTTGTGCGGCCCAGATGTGCGGCTGGACGGTGAATCCGAGGATGCCGGACGAGTTGCCGGCGTAGGTCCAACCGTAGATGTTGTCGCCGAGCCGGCTGATCTTCCGGGCGGCGTCCAGCAGTCCGTCCAGCGACTTCGTCGCTTGGTCAAGATCAACACCGGCGCGCTCGAAGAGTTCGGTGTTGCAGAACAGCACCGAGTTGTCAGCCAGCAGAGGTAACCCGTAGATCCGCTTGTCGATCGTTGCCAGCCGCAGGTGCCCCGGGCTCAGCGCGGACCGGTTGGGAATCCGGGACACCGGATCGGTGATGTCGGCAAAGGCTCCGCGTGAGCTGAACAGCAACGAGTTGATGTCGTCGAAGTCGACCATGTCCGGGACTTCGCCGCTGCGGATCGCCGTGGCGAGCTTGGTGACGAACTGGCCGTCCGGGACCGGCGTGATCCGGACCGAGATCCTCTGCTGTCGCTGGTTGAACGCGTCGGCGAACGCTTGGATCCCGGCCTGGGTGGCGCCGCGGCACCAGATCTCGACCTGGCCGGTTCCGCCCTGGCCGAAGCCGGCACCGGTAGTGTCGATCTTCGGCAGTGCGCCGGAACAGCCGGAGACAACGCCACCCAACGCGCCCACTCCAGCCAGCGCCAGCAGACTCCTGCGGGTCAACGACATCGCATCTCAGCTCCCTTGCCGATTCGTCCGACTTGTCAGCGTCACGACGCGCCATAGCGCTCTGAAATGCTGACAAGTCGGGGTTGTTACGCGGTGGGGATCCAAACCCGCATGGCCTGCGGGCCCCGGTTGCACCAGGCGTAGTACGGGATCGCGACCAGTTCGGTGTCGCGGGTCGCCGGCGCCGGGCGCGGGTGCGGACGCGATCCCGGCTGTTCGGTTGCCCGGTCGATGACCTTTCCCTGCGCAGTCACCACGACGATGCCGTCGAGCAGGTCGGATTGCTCCCGCTCGGCGAAGCCGGCGTCGGCGGTGATGGCAAGATCATCGGGCGCCACCCCGCCCGGCTGATCGGTCTTCTCCAGC belongs to Microlunatus elymi and includes:
- a CDS encoding ABC transporter substrate-binding protein encodes the protein MSLTRRSLLALAGVGALGGVVSGCSGALPKIDTTGAGFGQGGTGQVEIWCRGATQAGIQAFADAFNQRQQRISVRITPVPDGQFVTKLATAIRSGEVPDMVDFDDINSLLFSSRGAFADITDPVSRIPNRSALSPGHLRLATIDKRIYGLPLLADNSVLFCNTELFERAGVDLDQATKSLDGLLDAARKISRLGDNIYGWTYAGNSSGILGFTVQPHIWAAQTDLIAGPVGNQRANLVGNDAVTETLKFMRSLWQEKLVPPGSYADSGTQWGADFRAGTIGMFPGNFQSVVNGASKSFLDKLEVRLLPGPDGGGAFFDGGDNLCMLNGAPNPSAAWEFASFCVAPEQQEQLPKSGFVPIRSDAITADFRRSFPLAVLTATHLDAGYAPKTLAYNVIYNQADGPWLAMFRRAVFSGQVEAAMQAAESGYNRLLKQAQA